The Scomber scombrus chromosome 22, fScoSco1.1, whole genome shotgun sequence genome has a window encoding:
- the c22h11orf98 gene encoding uncharacterized protein C11orf98 homolog isoform X3: MSPPGGKINRPKTELGKKLFKRRRVLGRDKRKKHQIVGAVVDQGLITVHHLKKRKSSPRANITLSGKKRRKLLKQLQHMQQEKSGMEAAAAAAAPPPKKQDTSASTKTKKKKTKTAGSKQDVEMADAE, from the exons ATGTCTCCTCCAGGAGGGAAAATCAACAGACCCAAAACA GAGTTGGGGAAGAAGCTTTTCAAGCGGCGGCGAGTTCTGGGCAGagacaagaggaagaaacaTCAGATAGTCGGCGCCGTGGTCGACCAGGGTCTCATCACCGTCCATCACCTGAAGAAGAGaaa GTCGAGTCCGAGAGCGAACATCACTCTGTctggaaagaagaggagaaagctgctcaaacagctgcagcacatgCAGCAGGAGAAGAGCGGCATGGAAG cagcagcagcagcagcagcgccgCCACCGAAGAAACAGGACACATCTGCTTCAAccaagacgaagaagaagaagacgaaaaCCGCCGGGTCCAAACAGGACGTAGAGATGGCCGACGCTGAATGA
- the c22h11orf98 gene encoding uncharacterized protein C11orf98 homolog isoform X2: MSPPGGKINRPKTELGKKLFKRRRVLGRDKRKKHQIVGAVVDQGLITVHHLKKRKSSPRANITLSGKKRRKLLKQLQHMQQEKSGMEAAAAAAAAPPPKKQDTSASTKTKKKKTKTAGSKQDVEMADAE, encoded by the exons ATGTCTCCTCCAGGAGGGAAAATCAACAGACCCAAAACA GAGTTGGGGAAGAAGCTTTTCAAGCGGCGGCGAGTTCTGGGCAGagacaagaggaagaaacaTCAGATAGTCGGCGCCGTGGTCGACCAGGGTCTCATCACCGTCCATCACCTGAAGAAGAGaaa GTCGAGTCCGAGAGCGAACATCACTCTGTctggaaagaagaggagaaagctgctcaaacagctgcagcacatgCAGCAGGAGAAGAGCGGCATGGAAG cagcagcagcagcagcagcagcgccgCCACCGAAGAAACAGGACACATCTGCTTCAAccaagacgaagaagaagaagacgaaaaCCGCCGGGTCCAAACAGGACGTAGAGATGGCCGACGCTGAATGA
- the c22h11orf98 gene encoding uncharacterized protein C11orf98 homolog isoform X1: protein MSPPGGKINRPKTELGKKLFKRRRVLGRDKRKKHQIVGAVVDQGLITVHHLKKRKSSPRANITLSGKKRRKLLKQLQHMQQEKSGMEVEAAAAAAAAPPPKKQDTSASTKTKKKKTKTAGSKQDVEMADAE, encoded by the exons ATGTCTCCTCCAGGAGGGAAAATCAACAGACCCAAAACA GAGTTGGGGAAGAAGCTTTTCAAGCGGCGGCGAGTTCTGGGCAGagacaagaggaagaaacaTCAGATAGTCGGCGCCGTGGTCGACCAGGGTCTCATCACCGTCCATCACCTGAAGAAGAGaaa GTCGAGTCCGAGAGCGAACATCACTCTGTctggaaagaagaggagaaagctgctcaaacagctgcagcacatgCAGCAGGAGAAGAGCGGCATGGAAG ttgaagcagcagcagcagcagcagcagcgccgCCACCGAAGAAACAGGACACATCTGCTTCAAccaagacgaagaagaagaagacgaaaaCCGCCGGGTCCAAACAGGACGTAGAGATGGCCGACGCTGAATGA